Proteins co-encoded in one Rudaeicoccus suwonensis genomic window:
- a CDS encoding TIGR02611 family protein, translating into MSSRRLLPPGDGEPGVPDPKEEPGTEMHRDAPDDAAWIDRFEWRARLRTKPPLNAAYRIGIGFLGLVVVAVGAAAVPLPGPGWLIVFAGLGIWGTEFAWARDLLHFARRKVHGWNQWLAPKPWWVKALVGLVVCAFVLGAMWAMFAISGVPGLLPDSIENLLRKLPGVS; encoded by the coding sequence ATGTCTTCGCGAAGGCTGCTGCCGCCGGGCGACGGTGAGCCGGGCGTGCCGGACCCGAAGGAGGAGCCCGGAACAGAGATGCACCGCGACGCGCCTGACGACGCGGCCTGGATCGACCGTTTCGAATGGCGCGCGAGGCTGCGCACCAAGCCGCCGCTGAACGCCGCCTACCGGATCGGTATCGGTTTTCTGGGGCTGGTCGTCGTTGCTGTCGGCGCCGCCGCGGTGCCGCTGCCAGGGCCGGGCTGGCTCATTGTCTTCGCCGGCCTCGGGATCTGGGGCACCGAATTCGCGTGGGCGAGAGACCTGTTGCACTTCGCCCGGCGCAAGGTTCACGGGTGGAACCAGTGGCTCGCGCCGAAACCGTGGTGGGTCAAGGCACTGGTCGGACTGGTTGTGTGTGCCTTCGTGCTCGGCGCCATGTGGGCGATGTTCGCGATCAGCGGTGTGCCCGGTCTGCTGCCCGACAGCATCGAGAATCTGCTGAGAAAGCTGCCCGGCGTCTCCTGA
- a CDS encoding DUF4232 domain-containing protein, with the protein MQGSHVALRFKNTGSSACELTGAPGVSYVTNSSGTQVGAPATRIKGFTPVTIAPGATASAGLFLSSAPEKTPSCQTISVRGLRVYPPDSTEAAFVPTTQTACKAPMNGPFLKVGPIQPGADNADV; encoded by the coding sequence ATGCAGGGTTCACATGTCGCACTCCGTTTCAAAAACACTGGCTCCAGCGCGTGCGAGCTCACCGGCGCGCCCGGTGTCTCCTATGTGACGAATTCGTCCGGCACCCAGGTCGGCGCACCCGCAACCCGAATCAAGGGCTTCACGCCGGTGACGATTGCGCCGGGTGCCACCGCGTCCGCGGGTCTGTTTCTGTCGAGTGCGCCGGAGAAAACCCCCAGCTGTCAGACGATTTCGGTGCGCGGCCTGCGGGTCTACCCGCCGGACAGCACCGAGGCCGCGTTCGTCCCGACAACCCAGACGGCATGCAAAGCCCCGATGAACGGGCCGTTCCTGAAGGTCGGCCCCATCCAGCCGGGCGCCGACAACGCCGACGTCTGA
- the thrS gene encoding threonine--tRNA ligase — translation MSAQSTPPLADRARQVEQATTGTELFGEDRRVVAMKVDGELQDLFRVVPAGSTVEPVDIDSPDGLNVLRHSAAHVLAQAVQQINPEAKLGIGPPIKDGFYYDFDVETPFTPDDLKALEKAMQKIINEGQTFHRRDISDDDARAELASEPYKLELIGLKSKAGEAAEGADAEVGDGGLTIYDNLRRDGSRAWGDLCRGPHLPSTKLIGNAYKIMRSAAAYWRGSEKNPQLQRIYGTAWPSKDELKAYLDRLAEAEKRDHRKLGAELDLFSFPDELGSGLPVFHPKGGVIKREMEDYVRRRHIEEGFQYVGTPHISKDGLFHTSGHLPYYADTMFPGMELEGAEYRLKAMNCPMHNLIYKSRGRSYRELPLRFFEFGSVYRYEKSGVVHGLTRVRGMTQDDSHSYVTAAQAPAEINHLLNFVLSLLRDFGLNDFYLELSTRDTEGDKKDKFIGSDEQWETATAILEKVATDSGLELVPDPGGAAFYGPKISVQARDAIGRTWQMSTIQYDFNQPHRFGLEFQASDGTRQEPVMIHSAKFGSIERFLGVLVEHYAGAFPPWLSPVQVLGIPVAEEFADYLAGVLDQLRVNGIRVELDESDDRFPKKIRNASKSKVPFVLIAGEEDRSAGAVSFRYRDGSQKNGVSIEDAIEEIRSAIQERRQV, via the coding sequence GTGTCTGCCCAGTCCACGCCGCCCCTCGCCGACCGCGCGCGACAGGTGGAGCAGGCGACCACGGGCACAGAGCTGTTCGGTGAGGATCGTCGGGTCGTCGCGATGAAGGTCGATGGCGAGTTGCAGGACTTGTTCCGGGTGGTGCCGGCCGGTTCCACGGTCGAGCCGGTCGACATCGACTCCCCGGACGGCCTCAATGTCCTGAGGCACTCGGCCGCGCACGTGCTCGCCCAGGCCGTCCAGCAGATCAACCCCGAGGCCAAGCTCGGCATCGGGCCCCCGATCAAGGACGGTTTCTACTACGACTTTGACGTCGAGACGCCGTTCACCCCGGATGATCTGAAGGCCCTCGAGAAGGCCATGCAGAAGATCATCAACGAGGGGCAGACCTTCCATCGTCGTGACATCAGCGATGACGACGCGAGGGCCGAACTCGCCTCGGAGCCGTACAAACTCGAGCTCATCGGGCTGAAGTCGAAAGCCGGCGAGGCGGCCGAGGGAGCCGACGCCGAGGTGGGCGACGGTGGCCTGACGATCTACGACAACCTGCGTCGTGACGGCTCCCGCGCCTGGGGCGACCTGTGTCGCGGGCCGCACCTGCCATCCACGAAGCTGATCGGCAATGCGTACAAGATCATGCGTTCGGCCGCGGCCTACTGGCGCGGGTCGGAAAAGAACCCGCAGCTGCAGCGGATCTACGGCACGGCGTGGCCGTCCAAGGACGAACTGAAGGCCTACCTCGACCGGTTGGCCGAGGCCGAGAAGCGTGACCACCGCAAGCTCGGTGCGGAGCTGGATCTGTTCTCGTTCCCCGACGAGTTGGGCTCGGGTCTGCCGGTGTTCCACCCCAAGGGTGGTGTCATCAAGCGCGAGATGGAGGACTACGTCCGCCGCCGGCACATTGAGGAGGGCTTCCAGTACGTCGGGACCCCACACATCTCCAAGGACGGTCTGTTCCACACCTCGGGTCACCTGCCGTACTACGCCGACACGATGTTCCCTGGCATGGAGCTGGAGGGCGCGGAATACCGGCTCAAGGCAATGAACTGCCCGATGCACAACCTCATCTACAAGTCGCGTGGCCGCTCCTATCGCGAGCTGCCGTTGCGTTTCTTCGAATTCGGCTCGGTGTACCGCTACGAGAAGTCCGGTGTCGTGCACGGTCTGACTCGGGTGAGAGGTATGACGCAGGACGACTCCCACTCCTACGTGACTGCCGCGCAAGCCCCGGCCGAGATCAACCACCTGCTGAACTTCGTCCTGTCGCTGCTGCGTGACTTCGGCCTGAACGACTTCTACCTCGAGCTGTCGACGCGTGACACCGAAGGTGACAAGAAGGACAAGTTCATCGGCTCCGACGAGCAGTGGGAGACCGCTACGGCGATTCTGGAGAAGGTCGCGACCGACTCCGGTCTCGAACTCGTTCCCGACCCCGGTGGCGCTGCGTTCTACGGTCCGAAGATCTCGGTGCAGGCGCGAGATGCGATCGGGCGCACCTGGCAGATGTCGACGATCCAGTACGACTTCAATCAGCCGCACCGGTTCGGCCTCGAGTTCCAGGCATCCGACGGCACCCGGCAGGAGCCGGTGATGATCCACTCGGCGAAATTCGGGTCCATCGAGCGCTTCCTCGGAGTGCTGGTCGAACACTACGCAGGCGCCTTCCCGCCCTGGCTGTCGCCGGTGCAGGTCTTGGGCATCCCGGTCGCCGAGGAGTTCGCCGACTACCTCGCAGGTGTACTGGATCAGTTGCGCGTCAACGGGATTCGCGTCGAACTCGATGAGTCCGACGACCGCTTCCCCAAGAAGATCCGCAATGCCAGCAAGTCCAAGGTGCCCTTCGTGCTCATCGCGGGGGAGGAGGACCGCTCCGCCGGAGCCGTCTCCTTCCGTTACCGCGACGGCTCCCAGAAGAACGGCGTCTCGATCGAGGATGCGATCGAAGAGATCCGCTCGGCGATTCAGGAACGTCGACAGGTCTGA
- a CDS encoding serine/threonine-protein kinase has protein sequence MTAAEEAAQPAQMFGPYELGSVIGRGGMGRVIRARDTRLQRDVALKVMNHEVATDEGFRARFEREAKIVARLTDPHVIPIHGYGEIEGQLYLDMRLVEGRSLAELLTRGQLNVDRAVDIISQIADALDSAHREGLVHRDVKPSNILIDRIGFAYLVDFGIAASAGQRDLTQVGEIVGSAAYLAPERFDLGNHGDPSSDIYALTVVLFQVLTGSKPFPSTEITEVVSAHMSQQPPSVRSLRPDLPVGLDTVIRSGMAKDPSQRPATARALVDAAKHAIRETATARSTAPATAAQVRQPAHAQQPQTPPQATRAPVPPVPVAEQPRVAARHGSRAAQTAKSGTSQSLWLAAIVAVVICLVVILLAIVLH, from the coding sequence ATGACCGCAGCCGAAGAGGCGGCCCAGCCTGCGCAGATGTTCGGGCCCTATGAGTTGGGTTCGGTCATCGGTCGCGGCGGCATGGGGCGGGTGATCCGGGCGCGCGACACCCGCTTGCAGCGTGATGTCGCACTCAAGGTCATGAACCACGAGGTGGCCACCGACGAGGGTTTCCGTGCGAGATTCGAGCGCGAGGCCAAGATCGTGGCGCGGCTGACCGATCCGCACGTCATACCGATCCACGGGTATGGCGAGATCGAGGGGCAGCTCTACCTCGACATGCGGCTGGTCGAGGGGCGCAGCCTGGCCGAGCTGCTCACCCGCGGTCAGCTGAATGTCGACCGAGCCGTCGACATCATCAGCCAGATCGCCGACGCGCTCGACTCGGCGCATCGCGAGGGTCTGGTGCACCGCGACGTCAAGCCGTCGAACATCCTCATCGACCGAATCGGCTTCGCCTACCTGGTCGACTTCGGCATCGCCGCCTCAGCGGGTCAGCGTGACCTGACCCAGGTGGGCGAGATCGTTGGTAGCGCGGCCTATCTGGCGCCCGAGCGTTTCGACCTCGGAAATCACGGCGACCCGAGCAGCGACATCTACGCGCTGACGGTCGTGCTCTTTCAGGTGCTCACCGGCAGCAAACCGTTCCCGTCGACCGAGATCACCGAGGTGGTCTCGGCTCACATGTCCCAGCAGCCACCGTCGGTGCGCAGTCTGCGCCCCGATCTGCCAGTCGGTCTCGACACCGTGATCCGCTCCGGTATGGCGAAGGACCCGTCGCAACGACCTGCGACAGCACGGGCTCTGGTGGATGCGGCGAAGCACGCGATCCGGGAAACGGCCACGGCACGATCCACTGCTCCGGCGACGGCTGCGCAGGTGCGGCAGCCTGCACACGCGCAACAACCGCAGACGCCGCCGCAGGCGACCCGAGCACCGGTGCCGCCGGTGCCCGTCGCCGAGCAACCCCGAGTCGCCGCGCGGCACGGCTCGCGCGCTGCTCAGACGGCGAAATCCGGCACCAGCCAGTCGTTGTGGCTGGCTGCGATCGTTGCGGTCGTCATCTGCCTGGTCGTCATCCTGCTGGCGATCGTTCTGCACTGA
- a CDS encoding cobalamin B12-binding domain-containing protein, with translation MGTIQATPVSAEIVLETRNDVFDAILGLDGDLLHHDLVAYHDRFGSDSLVADVLIPVLRNVGDMWEQGQLGVLHEHHASGIIRSVIGTIRRPAFSTSAAGNVVVLACPPRELHDLPNHLFSLMLLDRGLAPVVLGANTPWKALTAALHSTGAVSCVLSGVNPVLIHRYPLLSRLASITPIHLAGPLGDGVEVAGVHRLSDDWRAAADDIAAVKVGVTAAALLTPVPAQPPTAG, from the coding sequence ATGGGGACGATTCAGGCGACACCAGTCAGTGCCGAGATCGTGCTCGAGACACGCAACGACGTCTTCGACGCGATTCTCGGGCTCGACGGCGATCTGTTGCATCACGATCTGGTCGCCTATCACGATCGGTTCGGCAGCGATTCGCTTGTGGCGGACGTGCTCATCCCGGTCCTGCGCAATGTCGGGGACATGTGGGAGCAAGGACAACTCGGGGTGCTGCACGAGCACCACGCCTCGGGCATCATTCGATCCGTGATCGGCACGATTCGTCGGCCGGCGTTCAGCACGAGCGCGGCCGGCAATGTCGTGGTCTTGGCGTGCCCACCGCGCGAACTGCACGATCTACCGAACCACTTGTTCTCGCTGATGCTGCTCGACCGCGGCCTCGCTCCGGTGGTGCTGGGGGCGAACACCCCGTGGAAGGCGCTCACCGCCGCCTTGCACTCGACCGGTGCGGTCAGTTGCGTTCTCTCCGGGGTGAATCCGGTGCTGATCCATCGTTACCCGCTGTTGTCACGGCTGGCATCGATCACACCCATCCATCTCGCTGGGCCGCTGGGCGACGGAGTCGAAGTGGCCGGTGTGCATCGACTTTCAGATGACTGGCGTGCGGCCGCAGACGACATCGCAGCCGTCAAGGTCGGCGTGACCGCCGCGGCGCTTCTGACGCCGGTACCGGCGCAGCCGCCCACCGCCGGATAG
- a CDS encoding GNAT family N-acetyltransferase, translating into MTTTTAGIDVRLADAEDAFAVAALILRWDLAEGAPMRPGFIDEFADAWLADRASRPTWLAVQANGDPVGVVIASLVRKLPSLRRPATAWLHLASVYVAPELRGQGIGARLLESVVDWCPQHGVTRLQLNSADAATEFYRRAGFGAPAARFMQLHLASER; encoded by the coding sequence GTGACCACGACTACCGCAGGCATCGACGTTCGCCTGGCCGACGCCGAGGACGCCTTCGCCGTCGCGGCGCTGATCCTGCGATGGGATCTGGCCGAAGGCGCACCGATGCGACCCGGGTTCATCGACGAGTTCGCCGACGCCTGGCTGGCCGATCGCGCCTCACGACCGACCTGGCTTGCCGTGCAGGCAAACGGCGACCCGGTCGGAGTGGTCATCGCGTCGCTGGTGCGCAAGCTGCCCAGCCTGCGCAGACCGGCAACCGCCTGGCTCCACCTGGCCTCGGTGTATGTCGCACCCGAGTTGCGCGGCCAGGGCATCGGTGCGCGACTTCTGGAATCAGTGGTCGACTGGTGCCCGCAGCACGGTGTCACCCGACTGCAGCTCAACTCCGCGGACGCCGCGACAGAGTTCTATCGCCGCGCGGGTTTCGGGGCGCCCGCCGCGCGCTTCATGCAATTGCATCTCGCATCGGAGCGGTGA
- a CDS encoding nitroreductase family deazaflavin-dependent oxidoreductase, producing the protein MPLQGEYAKEKTSWVADQLEKIDETGTTESVSVQGMHVVVFTMRGAKSGLLRRVPLMRVEHNGTYAAVASKGGAPNHPAWYNNISANPDVEVQDGSTKHDGRAREITGAERDEWWERAVAAYPAYAEYQEKTDRQIPVLLIEPV; encoded by the coding sequence ATGCCGCTGCAGGGCGAGTACGCCAAGGAGAAGACCAGCTGGGTGGCCGACCAGCTTGAGAAGATCGACGAGACCGGCACCACCGAGTCGGTCTCCGTCCAGGGGATGCACGTCGTGGTGTTCACGATGCGTGGCGCGAAGAGCGGCCTCCTGCGACGAGTGCCTCTCATGCGAGTGGAGCACAACGGCACGTATGCCGCAGTCGCCTCGAAGGGCGGTGCTCCGAACCATCCGGCTTGGTACAACAACATTTCGGCCAACCCCGACGTCGAGGTGCAGGACGGCAGCACCAAGCACGACGGTCGCGCCCGCGAGATCACCGGCGCCGAGCGCGACGAGTGGTGGGAGCGAGCCGTCGCGGCATACCCGGCGTATGCCGAGTACCAGGAAAAGACCGACCGGCAGATCCCGGTGCTGCTCATCGAGCCGGTGTGA
- a CDS encoding DUF2269 family protein: MFKVILALHVLLAVFAVGPLVHAVTTAGRGLRTADASATAASARMVRMYTAASVLVVVVGFGLMSMKSPYTHKPAGSFGQTWVWLSLVLWVVAAAAAIGLVTPGLDKATQRIGAGEPVKELTARVAASGGVIGVLFAAIVVLMVYRPGA; this comes from the coding sequence GTGTTCAAAGTGATTCTGGCCCTTCACGTCCTTCTCGCCGTCTTCGCGGTGGGCCCGCTGGTGCACGCTGTCACCACTGCCGGCCGCGGTCTGCGGACGGCTGACGCTTCCGCCACGGCCGCCTCGGCGCGCATGGTGCGCATGTACACCGCGGCATCGGTGCTCGTGGTCGTCGTCGGATTCGGTCTCATGTCGATGAAGTCGCCGTACACCCACAAGCCGGCCGGGTCGTTCGGTCAGACGTGGGTCTGGCTGTCGCTGGTGCTGTGGGTGGTGGCCGCCGCCGCTGCCATCGGACTGGTGACCCCTGGGCTGGACAAGGCGACCCAGCGGATCGGAGCCGGCGAGCCTGTCAAGGAGCTCACCGCTCGGGTCGCCGCCAGCGGCGGAGTGATCGGCGTGCTCTTCGCCGCGATCGTGGTGCTGATGGTCTACCGGCCTGGCGCATGA
- a CDS encoding glycosyltransferase 87 family protein gives MNSSRYAALRTRRPVVWTVASWLITRAVMMLAVSREGAIGGDILHYFQSLNGTRGQGSMLPEYPLPMVWLMWPIHLVAGHSERVFATIFVISMLVLDAAFTALLHRVSRGALTAVDAWLVFGVCLGPLMFYRFDLLPAVLAAVAIAVALRAPATSGLAAAIGFASKLWPIMFVPLLAVSHRRAWRLVVGAVASAAVIVEACVLAAGMTRTMSPLTWQTDRGLQIESLAATPEMVARAFHPGSYVIGFVNNSYELTVGPGVTAARHASSVLIVIAMAVVAWLAWRCWRTRHTASAASAWLCLSATALLVVTDKTFSPQYLLWLAAPAAVVFALQPADRVARHMWWSLLALGVLTQFVYPLTYDDLLNPNNNGLTMVVLALRNLGLLGLAIALCVNVFRQTSTPTISAERSPAG, from the coding sequence GTGAATTCGTCGCGCTATGCCGCCCTGCGCACCCGTCGCCCGGTCGTCTGGACCGTCGCGTCATGGCTGATCACGCGCGCGGTGATGATGCTGGCTGTCAGCCGTGAGGGTGCGATCGGCGGCGACATTCTGCACTATTTCCAGTCACTCAACGGCACCCGCGGCCAGGGCAGCATGCTGCCGGAATACCCGTTGCCGATGGTGTGGCTGATGTGGCCGATCCACCTGGTCGCAGGCCACAGCGAGCGGGTGTTCGCCACCATCTTCGTCATCTCGATGCTCGTGCTGGATGCCGCCTTCACCGCTCTGTTGCATCGCGTCTCTCGAGGCGCGCTGACCGCCGTCGACGCCTGGCTGGTCTTCGGCGTGTGCCTCGGCCCGCTGATGTTCTACCGCTTCGACCTGCTGCCGGCCGTCCTGGCTGCAGTCGCGATCGCTGTGGCACTGAGGGCACCTGCAACGTCGGGTCTGGCGGCGGCAATCGGCTTCGCCAGCAAGCTGTGGCCGATCATGTTCGTGCCGCTGCTGGCCGTGTCTCACCGGCGCGCGTGGCGGCTGGTCGTAGGTGCTGTCGCCTCCGCCGCTGTCATCGTCGAGGCGTGCGTTCTGGCCGCTGGGATGACCCGCACCATGTCGCCGCTGACCTGGCAGACCGACCGTGGTCTGCAGATCGAGTCGCTGGCGGCGACTCCCGAGATGGTCGCCAGGGCGTTCCACCCGGGTTCCTACGTGATCGGCTTCGTGAACAACTCCTATGAGCTGACCGTCGGCCCGGGCGTCACAGCAGCACGTCATGCCAGCAGCGTGCTGATCGTGATTGCCATGGCCGTTGTCGCCTGGCTGGCGTGGCGCTGCTGGCGGACGCGGCATACGGCATCGGCAGCCTCGGCGTGGCTGTGCCTGTCGGCGACCGCTCTGCTGGTCGTCACCGACAAGACGTTCAGCCCGCAGTATCTGTTGTGGCTGGCAGCGCCCGCGGCGGTCGTCTTCGCCCTGCAGCCGGCCGACCGCGTCGCGCGCCACATGTGGTGGTCGCTGCTTGCGCTCGGTGTGCTCACCCAGTTCGTCTACCCGCTCACGTATGACGATCTGCTCAATCCGAACAACAACGGTCTCACCATGGTGGTGCTCGCGCTTCGCAACCTTGGACTCTTGGGTCTTGCAATCGCGCTGTGCGTCAACGTGTTTCGGCAGACATCGACGCCTACGATCAGTGCAGAACGATCGCCAGCAGGATGA
- a CDS encoding cytochrome P450, which produces MNATTPIRRWVGRRLLSTAAAGRSSGVAGISVLPKKLTMPLRRDGLDPLPALNTMREQTPVHRLRRVFGINVWLVSGYDEARSVLADTTSYSTDIRPMLGMDHDVSIGGLGFTDPPEHTRLRKFLTPEFTIRRLAHLQPVIDRIVAERLDAMEAAGPVPDLVQEFAFPIPFLVICELLGLPVEDRERFRALGHARFDVTGGGAGTFGAMSESREFLQEAVQRQRVDPGDGLLGQIIRDIGDEVTDEELGGLADGVFTGGYETSASMLSLGTLALLRDPASYRLAASEQIDAVVDELLRYLTVVQISFPRFAKADMELFGKRISKGDVVIVSLSGANRDSALGDNPDTIDPTAIRPTHLGFGHGFHRCVGAELARMELRAAFQGLSRRYPQLQLAVPPEELQFRDLSIVYGVESLPVRLHPRDSAEA; this is translated from the coding sequence GTGAACGCGACCACCCCGATCCGCCGGTGGGTGGGCAGGCGACTGCTGTCGACCGCCGCCGCGGGGCGATCCTCCGGTGTGGCCGGCATCTCGGTCCTGCCCAAGAAGCTCACGATGCCCCTGCGACGTGACGGCCTCGACCCCCTGCCGGCCCTGAATACGATGCGCGAGCAGACGCCGGTTCATCGACTGCGACGTGTGTTCGGCATCAATGTCTGGTTGGTCAGCGGGTATGACGAGGCTCGGTCGGTCTTGGCCGACACCACGAGCTACAGCACCGACATACGGCCCATGCTCGGCATGGATCACGACGTCAGCATCGGCGGCCTCGGGTTCACCGATCCCCCGGAACACACGCGGTTGCGCAAGTTCCTGACGCCGGAGTTCACGATTCGGCGTTTGGCCCACCTGCAACCGGTCATCGACCGGATCGTCGCCGAGCGCCTCGACGCCATGGAGGCTGCCGGACCGGTGCCCGATCTGGTGCAGGAGTTCGCCTTCCCGATCCCGTTCCTGGTGATCTGTGAGCTGCTCGGCCTGCCGGTGGAGGACCGCGAGCGCTTCCGGGCGCTCGGACACGCACGCTTCGATGTCACCGGTGGCGGTGCGGGGACGTTCGGCGCGATGTCGGAATCACGCGAGTTCCTGCAGGAGGCCGTGCAACGCCAGCGAGTCGACCCCGGCGACGGCCTGCTCGGGCAGATCATCCGCGACATCGGTGACGAGGTCACCGATGAGGAGCTCGGCGGACTCGCCGACGGCGTCTTCACCGGCGGTTACGAGACCTCCGCCAGCATGTTGTCCCTCGGCACACTGGCGCTGTTGCGCGACCCTGCGTCATACCGCCTGGCGGCCAGCGAACAGATCGACGCGGTCGTCGACGAGTTGCTGCGCTATCTGACCGTGGTGCAGATCTCCTTCCCGCGGTTCGCCAAGGCCGACATGGAGCTTTTCGGCAAACGGATCAGCAAGGGCGATGTTGTGATCGTGTCGCTGTCCGGCGCGAATCGTGACAGCGCACTCGGCGACAACCCCGACACCATCGACCCCACCGCGATCCGACCGACCCACCTGGGCTTCGGCCACGGGTTCCACCGCTGCGTCGGCGCCGAGCTGGCCCGCATGGAGCTTCGTGCGGCCTTCCAGGGATTGTCGCGTCGCTACCCGCAGCTGCAGTTGGCAGTGCCGCCCGAGGAGCTGCAGTTCCGTGATCTGTCGATCGTGTATGGCGTGGAGTCGCTCCCCGTCCGGCTGCACCCGAGGGATTCCGCCGAGGCATGA
- a CDS encoding type 1 glutamine amidotransferase domain-containing protein, which yields MSNSKIAFLTAAEGIEAVELTDPWKAVQDAGYEAVLVSPESGEVQLFNHLDPAQKQKVDVTVADADVDDYAGLVLPGGVANPDALRRDKDAVALVRRFVESGKPVAAICHAPWTLVEADVVRGKKLASWPSLQTDIRNAGGEWHDEEVVVDGNLITSRNPDDLPAFNRELLAALGG from the coding sequence ATGTCCAACAGCAAGATCGCCTTCCTCACCGCAGCCGAGGGAATCGAGGCCGTCGAGCTCACCGACCCCTGGAAGGCGGTGCAGGACGCCGGATACGAAGCTGTGCTCGTCAGCCCGGAGAGCGGCGAGGTGCAGCTGTTCAACCACCTCGACCCAGCCCAGAAACAGAAGGTCGATGTCACTGTCGCGGATGCCGATGTCGACGACTATGCCGGTCTGGTACTGCCCGGCGGGGTCGCCAACCCCGACGCGCTGCGCAGGGACAAGGACGCCGTGGCGCTCGTACGCCGGTTCGTCGAAAGCGGCAAGCCGGTTGCCGCCATCTGCCACGCGCCGTGGACCCTCGTCGAAGCCGACGTGGTGCGCGGCAAGAAGCTCGCGTCGTGGCCAAGCCTGCAGACCGATATCCGCAACGCCGGCGGCGAGTGGCACGACGAGGAGGTCGTCGTCGACGGCAACCTCATCACCAGCCGTAATCCCGACGACCTTCCGGCGTTCAACCGGGAGCTTCTGGCCGCACTCGGCGGCTGA
- a CDS encoding glycosyltransferase family 4 protein gives MRIVHAADSFAPDVGGIERQVEALALQQQVDGHDVTVITAVGDECDLPLDVHRGLKIRWLTVAFPWLNHAMVATVLDDRDIDVVHAHFTVISPIAIYITRAATKRGIPVAITVHSVWWKVGLATRLSTKVFFGPSRMRAIYSGVSSVVAGHISRTLSRVGRVSVVPNLVNVDWWAPTQPATHRAGEPDFKLVLVGRLKPRKHINEFIDIMAKVRPKVPAGTRVSVSIVGDGPRREQLQAQIDRLGLGDWITLLGNRNAEQIRDLLHEADLFIAPSRKEAFGIAALEARGAGVPVLGYRFTGLVDFIENDVEGILATDDEDMVDTLAKLLVDPARLERLKASTRATAPSVTPEDAMAATYALYRRAQTELYP, from the coding sequence ATGAGAATCGTGCACGCGGCCGATTCCTTCGCACCGGATGTCGGCGGCATCGAGCGCCAAGTCGAGGCGCTGGCGTTGCAGCAACAGGTTGACGGTCACGATGTCACCGTCATCACTGCGGTCGGTGACGAGTGCGATCTGCCGCTGGACGTTCACCGCGGCTTGAAGATCCGCTGGCTGACGGTGGCCTTCCCGTGGCTGAATCACGCCATGGTCGCCACCGTGCTCGACGACCGCGACATCGACGTCGTCCACGCGCACTTCACGGTCATCTCACCGATAGCGATCTACATCACGCGGGCGGCCACCAAGCGCGGCATACCGGTGGCGATCACCGTGCACTCGGTGTGGTGGAAGGTCGGCCTGGCGACAAGGCTGTCGACCAAGGTCTTCTTCGGGCCGTCGCGCATGCGTGCGATCTACTCCGGGGTCAGCAGCGTCGTCGCCGGGCACATCTCGCGCACGTTGTCACGCGTGGGTCGGGTGTCGGTGGTGCCCAACCTGGTCAACGTCGACTGGTGGGCGCCGACCCAGCCGGCGACTCATCGCGCCGGCGAGCCGGACTTCAAACTGGTGCTGGTCGGACGTCTCAAACCGCGCAAGCACATCAACGAGTTCATTGACATCATGGCGAAGGTCCGTCCGAAAGTCCCTGCGGGCACTCGTGTTTCGGTTTCCATCGTCGGCGACGGCCCGCGCCGCGAACAGTTGCAGGCACAGATCGACCGGCTCGGGCTCGGCGACTGGATCACGCTGCTGGGCAATCGCAATGCCGAGCAGATCCGTGACCTGCTGCACGAAGCAGATCTGTTCATCGCACCCTCGCGCAAGGAAGCGTTCGGCATTGCGGCACTTGAGGCCCGCGGTGCCGGGGTGCCGGTCCTGGGTTACCGGTTCACCGGCCTGGTCGACTTCATCGAGAACGACGTCGAGGGCATCCTCGCCACGGATGACGAGGACATGGTCGACACCCTCGCCAAACTGCTGGTGGATCCTGCTCGGCTCGAGCGCCTCAAGGCGTCCACGCGCGCCACCGCACCCTCGGTGACACCCGAGGACGCGATGGCCGCGACATACGCGCTGTATCGGCGCGCACAGACCGAGCTCTACCCCTGA